In Caldicellulosiruptor morganii, the following proteins share a genomic window:
- a CDS encoding DUF2156 domain-containing protein encodes MKFYKIDISHKRIFEEYFKAFQPEIADLTFTNLFMWDPFYDINFSEEDEFLLIMAKPYNQPPFLHGPVGNNIDKLPNVIEKAKRYFEDNGYKFMIKRASRKTIDMLTQCGMKFESVFERDLSDYVYRVDDLVQLRGKKYHAKKNHINKFLRLYGESYEWKRIDDEIVRLCWDFECEWYEKRNGKDDIGLTFEKLAIKKAIRFFDKLSYQGMVIFIDGKIKAFTFGEPLNQNTVVIHIEKADPDIEGLYTFINNKFLAEFWQDFEFVNREEDLGREGIRKAKMSYHPCRFAEKYTVLFD; translated from the coding sequence ATGAAGTTTTACAAGATAGATATTTCTCACAAAAGAATTTTTGAAGAGTATTTTAAAGCTTTTCAACCGGAGATTGCTGACCTGACGTTTACAAACCTCTTTATGTGGGACCCTTTTTACGATATTAACTTTTCAGAGGAAGATGAATTTTTATTAATCATGGCAAAGCCATACAATCAGCCACCGTTTTTACATGGCCCTGTTGGAAATAATATTGATAAACTTCCAAATGTGATTGAAAAAGCAAAGAGGTACTTTGAAGATAATGGTTATAAGTTCATGATAAAAAGAGCATCCAGAAAGACCATCGATATGCTGACTCAATGCGGTATGAAATTTGAAAGCGTGTTTGAAAGAGACCTATCTGACTATGTCTACAGGGTTGACGATCTGGTTCAGCTGAGAGGCAAAAAGTACCATGCAAAAAAGAACCATATAAACAAGTTCCTGCGACTCTATGGCGAAAGTTATGAGTGGAAAAGGATTGATGATGAAATTGTCAGGCTTTGCTGGGATTTTGAGTGTGAATGGTATGAAAAGAGAAACGGGAAGGATGATATTGGGCTTACATTCGAGAAGCTGGCTATTAAAAAAGCCATAAGGTTTTTTGATAAGCTTTCATATCAGGGCATGGTAATTTTTATTGATGGGAAAATAAAAGCATTTACTTTTGGTGAGCCTCTGAATCAGAATACAGTGGTTATTCACATTGAAAAGGCTGACCCGGACATAGAAGGGCTTTATACTTTTATTAACAATAAATTTCTGGCGGAGTTCTGGCAGGACTTTGAATTTGTCAACAGAGAAGAGGACCTGGGTAGGGAAGGTATAAGAAAAGCAAAGATGTCTTATCATCCATGCAGGTTTGCCGAGAAATATACAGTGCTTTTTGATTAA
- a CDS encoding LL-diaminopimelate aminotransferase, translating into MESFVQNMFAERIGGSKFGKETVLYKFEKIKRAKAKAKELHPDMELIDMGVGEPDEKADMGIIGTLAYEAGKDENRGYADNGIYEFKVAAAKYLERVYGVKGINPDTEVNHAIGSKSALALLPYAFINPGDVTIMTVPGYPVLGTITKWLGGEVYNVPLLKENGFLPDLSSIPEDIRKRAKLMYLNYPNNPCGAVATKEFFEEVVEFAAKNNIIVVHDAAYAALVFDGYKPLSFLSVDGAKEVGVEIHSLSKAYNMTGWRLAFVAGNELVVKAFAAVKDNNDSGQFKAIQKAGIYALEHPEITEKINEKYSRRHDLLVKTLRELGFDAQKPKGSFYLYVEIPKGIKGGRRFESAEEFSEYLITEKCISTVPWDDAGHFVRFSVTFEAKTPEDEIRVMEELKKRLSDIEFEF; encoded by the coding sequence ATGGAAAGTTTTGTACAAAATATGTTTGCTGAGAGAATTGGTGGAAGCAAATTTGGCAAAGAAACAGTGCTGTATAAATTTGAGAAAATTAAAAGAGCAAAAGCCAAGGCAAAAGAGCTTCATCCGGATATGGAGCTAATTGATATGGGTGTTGGTGAGCCCGATGAGAAGGCTGACATGGGTATAATTGGCACACTGGCATATGAAGCCGGAAAGGACGAAAACAGAGGATATGCCGACAATGGAATCTATGAGTTCAAAGTGGCAGCTGCAAAGTATTTAGAAAGAGTGTATGGAGTAAAAGGCATAAATCCGGATACAGAAGTAAACCATGCAATCGGTTCAAAGTCTGCTCTGGCGCTTTTGCCATATGCATTTATAAACCCCGGTGATGTGACTATCATGACAGTACCGGGCTATCCTGTGCTTGGCACAATTACAAAGTGGCTGGGTGGAGAGGTTTACAATGTTCCGCTTTTAAAAGAAAATGGCTTTTTGCCTGACCTGTCTTCAATCCCGGAGGATATCAGAAAAAGAGCAAAGCTAATGTATTTGAATTATCCAAACAACCCCTGCGGTGCTGTTGCAACAAAGGAATTTTTTGAAGAGGTTGTTGAATTTGCTGCAAAGAACAATATCATAGTGGTACATGACGCCGCATATGCAGCCCTTGTGTTTGACGGCTACAAACCTTTGTCTTTCCTATCTGTTGACGGTGCAAAAGAGGTGGGTGTTGAGATCCACTCACTTTCCAAAGCATACAACATGACCGGCTGGAGGCTTGCTTTTGTTGCCGGAAACGAACTTGTGGTAAAGGCATTCGCCGCTGTCAAGGACAACAACGACTCTGGTCAGTTCAAGGCAATCCAGAAAGCAGGAATATACGCTTTAGAGCATCCTGAGATCACCGAGAAAATAAATGAAAAATATTCACGCCGCCATGACCTTTTAGTAAAGACGTTAAGAGAACTCGGATTTGATGCACAAAAGCCAAAAGGGTCATTCTACCTGTATGTTGAGATCCCAAAAGGAATAAAAGGCGGAAGAAGATTTGAAAGTGCTGAGGAGTTTTCCGAATACCTAATAACAGAAAAGTGTATATCAACTGTGCCGTGGGATGATGCAGGGCATTTTGTAAGATTTTCTGTCACATTTGAGGCAAAAACGCCGGAGGACGAAATCAGAGTAATGGAAGAGCTCAAAAAGAGACTTTCGGATATTGAGTTTGAATTTTAA
- a CDS encoding alpha/beta hydrolase, with protein MIPLWQDNIPLYDDQHAFVPYLEPYLIENGTQNPCIIVFPGGGYTHRAEHEAIPVAKWLNSIGISAFVLHYRVSPYRYPAASFDAKRAVRLVRYSAKSFNIDPKRIGVLGFSAGGHLASIVGTLFDEGDRKNPDPVERVSCRPDCMVLCYPVISMAEFAHEGSRKALLGQSPDPALIWTLSTHNMVTGSTPPTFLWHTADDGSVRVENSLLFAMALSKHNVPFELHIFPHGKHGLGLARGIPFVEKWTELCEKWLENIGFIKKPN; from the coding sequence ATGATTCCTTTGTGGCAGGATAACATCCCACTTTATGATGATCAACATGCTTTTGTTCCATACTTAGAGCCATATTTGATTGAAAATGGCACCCAAAACCCATGTATAATTGTTTTTCCAGGCGGTGGATACACACACAGAGCAGAACATGAAGCTATCCCGGTTGCAAAGTGGCTGAACAGCATTGGAATCTCAGCATTTGTTCTGCACTACAGAGTTTCACCCTACAGATACCCTGCTGCTTCTTTTGATGCAAAAAGAGCTGTAAGACTTGTAAGATACAGCGCAAAAAGTTTCAATATTGACCCAAAAAGGATTGGTGTTCTGGGATTTTCAGCCGGCGGGCACTTGGCTTCAATTGTCGGAACACTCTTTGATGAAGGTGACAGAAAGAATCCCGACCCTGTTGAAAGAGTGTCATGTCGACCGGATTGCATGGTCCTGTGCTACCCGGTAATCAGCATGGCAGAGTTTGCACATGAGGGTTCCAGAAAAGCTCTTTTAGGGCAATCCCCTGATCCGGCTTTAATCTGGACACTCTCTACCCACAACATGGTAACAGGCTCCACACCGCCAACCTTTTTGTGGCACACAGCTGACGATGGCTCTGTCCGGGTTGAAAATTCTCTTTTATTTGCCATGGCTCTGAGCAAGCACAATGTGCCTTTTGAACTTCACATATTTCCACATGGAAAACATGGACTTGGCCTTGCCAGGGGCATACCCTTTGTTGAAAAGTGGACAGAGCTGTGTGAAAAGTGGCTTGAGAATATTGGCTTTATCAAAAAGCCAAACTAA
- a CDS encoding sensor histidine kinase, which produces MKKNEQTKFWLAVLFLLLLIIFLLIYSIYFINTELIKHIKIPLWQRILVVYSFTLLAILNLFTVKILFSAISILKATLIYKDNIKSLDNFINILRAQRHEFNNHLQIIWGLICVGKYDDAAHYIEQISENLKSTSKFYGLGCAELSALIFAKSSLAQKYDINFEFHSSVDFSNLRFDSMDLINICGNLIDNAFYYAACSLSKYVLFEINDTGSQIEIVITNSGSYIEDCKKEKIFEFGYSTKNSTGLGLFIVKSTVEKYSGQIEVFSEYKNYDKHEKEGYTTFRVILPKKI; this is translated from the coding sequence ATGAAGAAAAATGAACAGACAAAGTTCTGGCTTGCGGTGCTTTTTCTACTACTTCTGATTATATTCCTGCTCATATACTCAATCTATTTTATCAACACAGAACTTATAAAACACATTAAAATTCCTTTGTGGCAGAGAATACTTGTTGTGTATTCATTTACTCTGCTTGCAATTTTGAATCTATTTACTGTTAAGATTCTCTTTTCGGCAATCAGCATACTCAAGGCAACCCTGATTTATAAAGACAATATAAAATCGCTTGACAATTTTATAAATATCCTGAGAGCTCAGCGGCATGAATTCAACAACCATCTACAGATAATCTGGGGACTAATCTGTGTTGGAAAATACGATGACGCTGCACATTATATCGAACAAATCAGCGAAAATTTGAAAAGTACTTCAAAGTTTTACGGGCTCGGGTGTGCAGAGCTCTCAGCTTTGATATTTGCAAAAAGTTCTCTGGCTCAAAAATACGATATAAATTTTGAGTTTCATTCCAGCGTAGATTTTAGCAATCTAAGGTTTGACTCGATGGACCTCATAAATATCTGCGGTAACCTGATTGACAACGCTTTTTATTATGCTGCGTGCTCACTTTCAAAATATGTGCTCTTTGAAATAAATGACACAGGCAGTCAAATTGAAATTGTCATTACAAACTCGGGTTCATACATTGAGGACTGCAAAAAAGAAAAGATATTTGAGTTTGGATATTCAACAAAAAATTCAACCGGATTAGGTCTTTTCATTGTAAAGTCCACGGTTGAAAAATACAGCGGGCAGATTGAGGTCTTTTCAGAGTACAAAAACTACGATAAACATGAAAAAGAAGGATACACAACATTCAGGGTAATTCTGCCCAAAAAAATATAA
- a CDS encoding type III pantothenate kinase codes for MKDKLLVVDIGNTNIVFGVYRGKDLLASYRMKTDKEKAADEFGILMTQMLGYNGILANEIMDVIISSVVPPIMYSFERAVQKYFGCTPIVVGPGIKTGLNIKTENPKEVGSDRIVNAVAVNELYGGPAVIIDFGTATTFCALSAKSEYLGGAIAPGIKISAEALFSHASRLHRIELQKPPAVIGKNTVHAMQSGIIYGYVGLVDFMVNKIREEMNEMDAKVIATGGLARLIAQESKTIQIVNPILTLEGLRIIYYKNKQLSV; via the coding sequence ATGAAAGACAAGCTTCTGGTTGTTGATATTGGCAATACAAACATTGTTTTTGGAGTTTACAGAGGAAAAGACCTGCTTGCAAGCTACAGGATGAAGACAGACAAGGAAAAGGCTGCAGATGAGTTTGGAATCCTGATGACACAGATGCTCGGCTACAATGGAATTTTAGCCAATGAGATTATGGATGTGATAATCTCATCGGTTGTGCCACCAATAATGTATTCATTTGAAAGGGCTGTGCAAAAGTATTTTGGGTGCACACCAATTGTTGTTGGACCGGGAATCAAGACCGGACTTAATATCAAAACCGAAAATCCAAAAGAAGTTGGCTCAGACAGGATTGTAAATGCAGTTGCGGTAAATGAACTCTACGGTGGACCCGCAGTCATAATTGATTTTGGCACTGCAACAACATTTTGTGCTCTTTCTGCAAAGTCAGAATACTTAGGCGGGGCAATAGCGCCGGGTATTAAAATCTCGGCAGAGGCACTTTTTTCTCATGCAAGCCGACTTCACAGAATAGAACTTCAAAAGCCACCAGCAGTAATCGGAAAAAATACAGTCCATGCAATGCAGTCAGGTATTATCTATGGATACGTGGGACTTGTTGACTTTATGGTAAACAAAATCAGGGAAGAGATGAACGAAATGGACGCAAAAGTTATAGCAACCGGAGGGCTTGCAAGGCTCATTGCCCAGGAATCAAAAACAATCCAGATTGTAAATCCCATATTGACCTTAGAGGGCCTGAGAATAATATACTACAAAAACAAACAGCTGAGTGTGTGA
- a CDS encoding TIM barrel protein, producing the protein MLENTGYQMKRRSIEELIQHLKTFELDLKFSVGIWYFSDHPSRFHAPLGEKKTIEERLEIIAKLKDYGVCAVEAHYPNEINEDNLDLYKKFSKDTGIKILSVIPNLFYESDFEFSSLASPIEEVRKKAIERLKTSLMLNKELDCEFCIIWPGGDGYENQFGIDFIRMRDRFAEGIAEAMDAVPGVKVAIEPKPYEPRGRIIYGLTGEGILLAQKVEKLLQNPENKKILENDSLVGLNPEVGHVLMGFEDLAYAFSLALEYGKLYHTHWNSQPLGNYDQDLNVGVISPEQAEAALYVMKMYGYRGYFGIDINPERMPVERAVINSIDAIRAMNDRINNLPHEDIIACTEKPHKNRGLLEAILIRARSNNPSILSPMPKVER; encoded by the coding sequence ATGCTTGAAAACACAGGTTATCAAATGAAGAGAAGAAGTATTGAAGAGTTGATTCAACATTTAAAAACATTTGAACTTGACCTGAAATTTTCTGTAGGAATCTGGTACTTTTCTGATCATCCAAGCAGATTCCATGCACCACTTGGTGAGAAAAAGACAATTGAAGAAAGACTTGAAATTATAGCAAAACTGAAAGACTACGGTGTTTGTGCTGTGGAGGCTCACTATCCGAACGAAATCAACGAAGACAACCTGGACCTCTACAAAAAGTTCTCAAAGGACACGGGCATAAAAATTCTGTCGGTGATTCCAAATCTGTTTTACGAAAGCGATTTCGAATTTTCTTCACTTGCATCACCTATTGAAGAGGTAAGAAAAAAGGCTATAGAGAGATTAAAAACATCTTTGATGCTCAACAAAGAGCTTGATTGTGAATTCTGTATTATCTGGCCCGGCGGAGATGGCTATGAAAACCAGTTCGGAATTGACTTTATCAGGATGAGAGACAGATTCGCTGAAGGCATTGCAGAGGCAATGGATGCTGTGCCGGGCGTAAAGGTTGCAATAGAGCCAAAACCATACGAGCCAAGAGGAAGAATCATTTATGGTCTTACCGGCGAAGGCATACTTCTTGCACAAAAGGTTGAAAAATTGCTGCAAAACCCGGAAAACAAGAAGATTTTGGAGAATGACTCTCTGGTAGGTCTCAATCCTGAGGTTGGTCATGTTCTGATGGGATTTGAAGACTTAGCTTATGCATTTTCTCTTGCACTTGAGTATGGTAAGCTTTACCATACACACTGGAACAGCCAGCCACTCGGAAATTACGACCAGGACTTAAACGTTGGTGTTATCTCACCTGAGCAGGCAGAGGCAGCACTTTATGTTATGAAGATGTATGGCTACAGAGGATACTTTGGAATTGATATAAATCCTGAGAGAATGCCGGTTGAAAGAGCTGTTATAAACTCAATTGATGCAATAAGGGCAATGAATGACAGAATCAACAACCTGCCACATGAGGATATAATCGCATGCACAGAAAAACCACACAAGAACAGAGGTCTTTTAGAGGCAATACTAATAAGAGCAAGGTCAAACAATCCATCAATTCTTTCACCTATGCCTAAGGTTGAAAGATAA
- a CDS encoding SLAC1 family transporter, producing the protein MKSIIKNFYPSWFVVCMGTGIMANLFMAIGFKRLSYIAALLNFVFFIIIFAIWLVRWFVAFDGVVKDIKNPLISNYFATMPISLLILGANVIINQEYFGRQFSQSFAVFSYIAGLLLMTVFSVMTFIVHLSHTEIPNYALNFAYFMPPVGNLIVTILGNELVNRNAISESYQSLVVFINSAMFGLGFMLFLAYLPVIKGRFLLYEPIERSHFPTMFILLAPVGASIVALQGLENSFKNLKILSDGFVFDIISYFLWGFGAWILISLIILLIIYINKKLPFSLAYWAFVFPVGIYVLASIKINMSLHFNFLNVFSKISVWILFAVWIINFILTIINVANKKLLTR; encoded by the coding sequence ATGAAAAGTATAATTAAAAACTTTTATCCCTCGTGGTTTGTTGTTTGTATGGGTACAGGCATAATGGCAAATCTCTTCATGGCTATTGGTTTTAAAAGACTTTCGTATATTGCGGCTCTTCTCAATTTTGTATTTTTTATAATTATATTTGCCATCTGGCTTGTAAGATGGTTTGTGGCATTTGATGGTGTTGTGAAGGATATTAAAAATCCGCTAATATCAAATTACTTTGCGACAATGCCAATTTCTCTTTTGATTCTGGGGGCAAATGTGATCATAAATCAGGAATACTTTGGAAGGCAGTTTTCACAAAGTTTTGCTGTATTTTCATATATTGCAGGGCTACTTCTTATGACTGTATTTTCGGTTATGACTTTTATTGTTCACCTGTCTCATACAGAAATTCCAAACTATGCTCTAAATTTTGCCTATTTTATGCCACCTGTCGGGAATTTGATAGTTACAATCCTCGGCAATGAGCTTGTAAATAGAAATGCGATTTCAGAAAGCTATCAGAGTTTGGTTGTCTTTATTAACTCGGCTATGTTTGGGCTGGGATTTATGCTGTTTTTAGCATATTTGCCTGTAATCAAGGGAAGATTTCTTCTGTATGAGCCAATTGAAAGATCCCATTTTCCAACAATGTTTATCTTGCTTGCACCTGTGGGTGCCTCAATTGTAGCCCTGCAGGGTTTGGAAAATAGCTTCAAAAATTTAAAAATACTATCAGATGGTTTTGTTTTTGACATTATTTCATATTTCCTCTGGGGCTTTGGTGCATGGATTTTAATTTCTCTGATAATTTTACTGATTATTTACATTAATAAAAAGCTTCCATTCAGTCTTGCTTACTGGGCGTTTGTATTCCCTGTTGGTATATATGTTCTGGCAAGCATAAAAATAAATATGTCTTTGCATTTTAATTTTTTGAATGTGTTTTCTAAGATTTCTGTATGGATACTATTTGCTGTTTGGATCATTAATTTCATTCTAACAATTATCAATGTAGCCAATAAAAAGCTTCTGACAAGGTAA
- a CDS encoding heavy metal-binding domain-containing protein: MIITTTPSIEGKKIVDYKGIVSSEVIVGINLVKDFIASITDLFGGRSGTYENELIRAREEALQELQNRAALLGANAVVGIDIDYEVLGAKGSMLMVSVTGTAVVVE, from the coding sequence ATGATAATTACAACAACCCCTTCAATTGAAGGCAAGAAAATTGTGGACTACAAAGGAATTGTGAGCAGCGAGGTCATTGTTGGTATAAACCTTGTAAAGGACTTTATTGCATCCATTACAGACTTATTTGGTGGACGGTCCGGTACCTATGAAAACGAGCTAATCAGGGCAAGAGAGGAAGCTTTGCAGGAACTTCAAAACAGGGCTGCTTTGCTTGGAGCAAATGCAGTTGTGGGAATTGACATAGACTATGAAGTCCTGGGTGCCAAGGGCAGCATGCTTATGGTATCTGTAACCGGCACTGCTGTTGTGGTAGAATAA